The following coding sequences lie in one Cytophagales bacterium genomic window:
- a CDS encoding DUF1573 domain-containing protein, translating into MRRIVYFSLIIVSGALFNCTDNTELEERVESLERKVENLSANKVINNPNTASNPSGVVEGPLSEITFEENEFDFGDINAGDIVTHIFKFKNSGDAPLIIESATASCGCTVPKWPKEPIPPGGESDIEVRYDSKNKAGIQQKTVTIRANTQPNITKLTINSNVIKTGTDNTTVPLKHDHDH; encoded by the coding sequence ATGAGAAGAATAGTTTATTTTTCATTGATCATTGTATCAGGCGCTTTATTCAACTGCACCGACAACACCGAGCTTGAAGAAAGGGTAGAATCCCTGGAAAGAAAGGTAGAAAACCTATCTGCGAATAAGGTGATCAATAATCCCAATACCGCCTCAAATCCCAGCGGAGTTGTGGAAGGCCCGCTCTCTGAGATCACATTTGAAGAAAATGAATTTGATTTTGGGGATATTAATGCAGGAGATATCGTAACGCATATCTTTAAGTTCAAAAATAGCGGGGATGCTCCGCTGATTATTGAAAGCGCTACTGCATCTTGCGGCTGTACAGTGCCAAAATGGCCTAAGGAACCCATACCTCCGGGGGGAGAAAGTGATATAGAAGTAAGGTATGACAGTAAAAATAAAGCAGGGATCCAGCAAAAGACCGTTACGATCAGGGCCAATACACAACCCAATATTACCAAGCTCACTATTAATTCAAATGTGATCAAAACCGGCACGGATAATACAACGGTCCCCTTAAAGCATGATCATGATCATTAA
- the yajC gene encoding preprotein translocase subunit YajC: MLSFILLQANPPPDGDSGMNFTWIFFGAIILIFYFFMIRPQQKKQKSQKTFIDSINKGDMVVTTGGIHGKVLSTEDQQITLEIDRGVKIKIDKTSISLEASKRYAKDSSSRQ, translated from the coding sequence ATGCTATCATTTATTTTATTACAAGCCAATCCTCCACCGGACGGTGATTCTGGTATGAATTTTACATGGATATTTTTTGGGGCTATCATTCTGATTTTTTATTTTTTTATGATCAGGCCTCAGCAGAAAAAACAAAAATCTCAAAAAACATTTATAGATTCCATAAACAAAGGCGATATGGTGGTAACTACTGGCGGTATCCATGGGAAGGTACTAAGTACCGAGGATCAACAGATAACCCTTGAAATAGATAGGGGCGTAAAAATCAAGATTGATAAAACTTCAATATCTTTGGAGGCAAGTAAGAGATACGCTAAAGATAGTAGCAGCAGGCAGTAG